Proteins co-encoded in one Apteryx mantelli isolate bAptMan1 chromosome 4, bAptMan1.hap1, whole genome shotgun sequence genomic window:
- the ANKRD13D gene encoding ankyrin repeat domain-containing protein 13D isoform X2 — MARSADTFPLHRLVWHNRHQALDSALRSGRHDVELTDPRGRTPLELAVSLGHLESVRVLLRHNANVGRENANGWTVLQEAVSTGDPEMVQLVLQYRDYQRATRRLAGIPELLSKLRRASDFYVEMKWEFTSWVPLVSKVCPSDVYRVWKRGESLRVDTTLLGFEHMTWQRGRRSYIFKGEDEGAVVMEVDHDKQVVYTETLALALHEPDLLLAAMQPSEEHVAGRLTSPIVSTHLDTRNIAFERNKSGIWGWRSEKMEVISGYEAKVYSASNVELVTKTRTEHLSDQDKSRNKGSRTPFHSFLGIAQQHGTHNGAPVLQAASPTNPTAITPEEYFDPHFDLEARNIGRPIEMSSKVQRFKATLWLCEQHPLSLAEQVTPIIDLMAISNAHFAKLRDFITLKLPPGFPVKIEIPLFHVLNARITFSNLCGCDQPLGSVRVCAPAEPPAEPPGSQAPGPRGGAGGVRGAAGLHGAGRGAQRAPARRGRRPAPVRHPAEPPGRRHRD; from the exons ATGGCGCGCTCCGCCGACACCTTCCCGCTGCACCGCCTCGTCTGGCACAACCGGCACCAGGCGCTGGACAGCGCCCTGCGCTCCGGCCGG CACGACGTGGAGCTGACGGACCCCCGCGGCCGGACCCCGCTGGAGCTGGCCGTGTCCCTGGGCCACCTGGAGTCGGTGCGGGTGCTGCTGCGGCACAACGCCAACGTGGGCCGGGAGAACGCCAACGGCTGGACGG TGCTGCAGGAGGCGGTGAGCACGGGCGACCCCGAGATGGTGCAGCTGGTGCTCCAGTACCGCGACTACCAGCGGGCGACGCGGCGGCTTGCCGGCATCCCCGAGCTGCTCAGCAAGCTGCGCCGG gcctccgacTTCTACGTGGAGATGAAGTGGGAGTTCACGAGCTGGG TGCCCCTGGTCTCCAAGGTGTGCCCCAGCGACGTGTACCGCGTGTGGAAGCGCGGCGAGAGCCTGCGGGTCGACACCACGCTGCTGGGCTTCGAGCACATGAcgtggcagcggggccggcgcagCTACATCTTCAAGGGAGAAG ACGAGGGGGCGGTGGTGATGGAGGTGGACCACGACAAGCAGGTGGTCTACACGGAGACGCTGGCCCTGGCCTTGCACGAGCCCGACCTGCTGCTGGCGGCCATGCAGCCCTCGGAGGAGCACGTGGCCGGGCGGCTCACGTCGCCCATCGTCTCCACGCACCTCGACACCAGGAACATCGCCTTCGAGCG GAACAAGTCGGGCATCTGGGGCTGGCGCTCGGAGAAGATGGAGGTGATCAGCGGCTACGAGGCCAAG GTTTACAGCGCCAGCAACGTGGAGCTGGTCACGAAGACGAGGACGGAGCATCTCTCCGATCAGGACAAGTCGCGCAACAAAG GCTCCAGGACCCCCTTCCACTCCTTCCTGGGCATCGCGCAGCAGCACGGCACCCACAACGGG gcGCCCGTGCTGCAGGCCGCCAGCCCCACCAACCCCACGGCCATCACCCCCGAGGAATACTTCGACCCCCACTTTGACCTGGAGGCCCGCAACATCGGGCGCCCCATCGAGATgtccagcaaggtgcagag GTTCAAGGCGACGCTGTGGCTGTGCGAGCAGCACCCGCTGTCGCTGGCGGAGCAGGTGACGCCCATCATCGACCTCATGGCCATCTCCAACGCCCACTTCGCCAAGCTGCGCGACTTCATCACCCTCAAGCTGCCCCCCGGCTTCCCCGTCAAGATCG agaTCCCCCTCTTCCACGTGCTCAACGCCCGCATCACCTTCAGCAACCTGTGCGGGTGCGACCAGCCGCTGGGCTCGGTGCGGGTGTGcgcccccgccgagccccccgccgagccccccggCAGCCAGGCGCCCGGCCCCAGAG GTGGAGCCGGGGGTGTTCGAGGTGCCGCAGGGCtacacggtgctgggcgcggggcgcAGCGAGCCCCTGCGCGACGAGGACGACGACCTGCTCCAGTTCGCCATCCAGCAGAGCCTCCTGGACGCCGGCACCGAGACTGA
- the ANKRD13D gene encoding ankyrin repeat domain-containing protein 13D isoform X1 has translation MARSADTFPLHRLVWHNRHQALDSALRSGRHDVELTDPRGRTPLELAVSLGHLESVRVLLRHNANVGRENANGWTVLQEAVSTGDPEMVQLVLQYRDYQRATRRLAGIPELLSKLRRASDFYVEMKWEFTSWVPLVSKVCPSDVYRVWKRGESLRVDTTLLGFEHMTWQRGRRSYIFKGEDEGAVVMEVDHDKQVVYTETLALALHEPDLLLAAMQPSEEHVAGRLTSPIVSTHLDTRNIAFERNKSGIWGWRSEKMEVISGYEAKVYSASNVELVTKTRTEHLSDQDKSRNKGSRTPFHSFLGIAQQHGTHNGAPVLQAASPTNPTAITPEEYFDPHFDLEARNIGRPIEMSSKVQRFKATLWLCEQHPLSLAEQVTPIIDLMAISNAHFAKLRDFITLKLPPGFPVKIEIPLFHVLNARITFSNLCGCDQPLGSVRVCAPAEPPAEPPGSQAPGPRGWPFPCEVEPGVFEVPQGYTVLGAGRSEPLRDEDDDLLQFAIQQSLLDAGTETDQVTIWEALTNTRPGANPPPYDEDLQLERALQESMLLQAGPSAGGPGAAGPPEAGGSPPAPPGYGSFAEQLRLAMALSEREQEERERRRREEDEELQRILRLSLTDK, from the exons ATGGCGCGCTCCGCCGACACCTTCCCGCTGCACCGCCTCGTCTGGCACAACCGGCACCAGGCGCTGGACAGCGCCCTGCGCTCCGGCCGG CACGACGTGGAGCTGACGGACCCCCGCGGCCGGACCCCGCTGGAGCTGGCCGTGTCCCTGGGCCACCTGGAGTCGGTGCGGGTGCTGCTGCGGCACAACGCCAACGTGGGCCGGGAGAACGCCAACGGCTGGACGG TGCTGCAGGAGGCGGTGAGCACGGGCGACCCCGAGATGGTGCAGCTGGTGCTCCAGTACCGCGACTACCAGCGGGCGACGCGGCGGCTTGCCGGCATCCCCGAGCTGCTCAGCAAGCTGCGCCGG gcctccgacTTCTACGTGGAGATGAAGTGGGAGTTCACGAGCTGGG TGCCCCTGGTCTCCAAGGTGTGCCCCAGCGACGTGTACCGCGTGTGGAAGCGCGGCGAGAGCCTGCGGGTCGACACCACGCTGCTGGGCTTCGAGCACATGAcgtggcagcggggccggcgcagCTACATCTTCAAGGGAGAAG ACGAGGGGGCGGTGGTGATGGAGGTGGACCACGACAAGCAGGTGGTCTACACGGAGACGCTGGCCCTGGCCTTGCACGAGCCCGACCTGCTGCTGGCGGCCATGCAGCCCTCGGAGGAGCACGTGGCCGGGCGGCTCACGTCGCCCATCGTCTCCACGCACCTCGACACCAGGAACATCGCCTTCGAGCG GAACAAGTCGGGCATCTGGGGCTGGCGCTCGGAGAAGATGGAGGTGATCAGCGGCTACGAGGCCAAG GTTTACAGCGCCAGCAACGTGGAGCTGGTCACGAAGACGAGGACGGAGCATCTCTCCGATCAGGACAAGTCGCGCAACAAAG GCTCCAGGACCCCCTTCCACTCCTTCCTGGGCATCGCGCAGCAGCACGGCACCCACAACGGG gcGCCCGTGCTGCAGGCCGCCAGCCCCACCAACCCCACGGCCATCACCCCCGAGGAATACTTCGACCCCCACTTTGACCTGGAGGCCCGCAACATCGGGCGCCCCATCGAGATgtccagcaaggtgcagag GTTCAAGGCGACGCTGTGGCTGTGCGAGCAGCACCCGCTGTCGCTGGCGGAGCAGGTGACGCCCATCATCGACCTCATGGCCATCTCCAACGCCCACTTCGCCAAGCTGCGCGACTTCATCACCCTCAAGCTGCCCCCCGGCTTCCCCGTCAAGATCG agaTCCCCCTCTTCCACGTGCTCAACGCCCGCATCACCTTCAGCAACCTGTGCGGGTGCGACCAGCCGCTGGGCTCGGTGCGGGTGTGcgcccccgccgagccccccgccgagccccccggCAGCCAGGCGCCCGGCCCCAGAG GCTGGCCCTTCCCGTGCGAGGTGGAGCCGGGGGTGTTCGAGGTGCCGCAGGGCtacacggtgctgggcgcggggcgcAGCGAGCCCCTGCGCGACGAGGACGACGACCTGCTCCAGTTCGCCATCCAGCAGAGCCTCCTGGACGCCGGCACCGAGACTGACCAG GTCACCATCTGGGAGGCCCTGACCAACACCCGCCCCGGTGCCAACCCGCCCCCCTACGACGAGGACCTGCAGCTGGAGCG GGCCCTGCAGGAGAGCATGCTGCTGCAGGCGGGGCCCAGCgccgggggccccggggccgcgggcccCCCCGAGGCGGGGGgcagccccccggcaccccccggcTACGGCAGCTTCGCCGAGCAGCTGCGCCTGGCCATGGCGCTCTCCGagcgggagcaggaggagcgcgagcgGCGCCGGCGCGAGGAGGACGAGGAGCTGCAGCGCATCCTCCGCCTCTCGCTCACCGACAAGTAG